From one Planococcus citri chromosome 3, ihPlaCitr1.1, whole genome shotgun sequence genomic stretch:
- the LOC135841330 gene encoding fatty acyl-CoA reductase wat-like isoform X2, whose protein sequence is MASERDSSKIVNFFRDSTIFVTGGTGFIGKVMISKLILTCDVSCIYLLVRKKSSKSSAERMRELFENPIFIHMKSKLPDCMNRIKFVEGDCSLENLGLSAKDEETLCKSVNFVFHCAAAMNMLGSFDTAVKINIRGTQELVNLSKRIVNLKAFVHLSTISAFIEQDSIEEKLYKSQLEYEDCLNLLEVNHVLRLDEFHMDKLIGDKLNIYSMTKAVAENIFIRNKISVPVVIFRFALATPCWKEPIAGWAGRFYGPNGVMAFNLLDIAPPIYWDKPMIDFAPADLIVNALIAVTQHSCDKFQKSRNNLEEVSPFVYNYSNQNYENPLSFEDVISYAQKEFNVNVNLYSSKTAFILWVIMFGYIPALIGDFIGVLLGKKMRLFKMCQELVSLNFNILRINSHCKVNGDNVQNCWKNLNESDKKLFSFDLNEIVFDEYAAVACDSIREFLRAHVDKHEKIRLAASWVPQIRFAFKALYCVLGVYCIHLIYTWLA, encoded by the exons ATGGCTAGTGAACGCGATAGCTcgaaaatcgttaatttttttcgcgattcgaCCATTTTCGTGACTGGAGGCACTGGTTTTATTGGAAAAGTGATGAtaagtaaattaattttgactTGCGATGTGTCATGTATTTACCTCCtcgtaagaaaaaaatcttcaaaatctaGCGCAGAAAGGATGCGAGAACTATTCGAAAATCCG atttttattcacATGAAGAGTAAATTACCCGATTGTATGAATCGTATAAAATTCGTTGAAGGGGATTGTTCTCTTGAAAATCTAGGATTATCGGCGAAAGATGAAGAAACTCTTTGCAAATCggtcaattttgtttttcattgtgCGGCTGCGATGAATATGTTAGGATCGTTTGACACAGCAGTCAAGATTAATATTCGAGGAACACAAGAACtcgttaatttatcaaaaagaaTAGTCAATTTAAAG GCCTTTGTGCATTTATCTACCATAAGCGCATTCATTGAACAAGAttcaattgaagaaaaattatacaaatcaCAGCTTGAATATGAAGATTGTCTTAACCTTCTAGAAGTAAATCACGTATTGCGATTGGATGAATTTCACATGGATAA ACTTATAGGTGATAAATTGAACATTTACTCCATGACCAAAGCGGTTgctgaaaacattttcattcgaaataaaatttcagtccCAGTAGTGATATTTAGATTCGCTTTGG CAACTCCCTGTTGGAAAGAGCCAATTGCCGGATGGGCAGGTAGATTCTATGGACCAAATGGTGTGATGGCATTTAATCTACTCGATATTGCTCCACCAATATATTGGGACAAGCCAATGATTGATTTCGCGCCTGCAGATTTGATAGTTAATGCATTGATCGCTGTGACTCAGCATTCCTGCGACAA atttcaaaaaagcagAAATAACTTGGAAGAGGTGTCACCCTTCGTGTATAACTATTCTAATCAAAATTATGAGAATCCCCTATCCTTTGAAGATGTCATATCATACGCGCAAAAAGAATTCAATGTCAATGTCAATTTATATTCCAGTAAAACTGCTTTTATCCTTTGGGTAATCATGTTCGGTTACATTCCTGCGTTGATTGGTGATTTCATTGGTGTTttacttggcaaaaaaatgcg ATTATTTAAAATGTGTCAAGAACTCGTTAGTCTGAATTTCAATATACTACGTATCAATTCTCATTGCAAAGTAAATGGCGATAATGTacaaaattgctggaaaaatttaaacgaatccgataagaaattattttcgtttgatttaaatgaaattgtGTTTGATGAATACGCCGCAGTGGCTTGTGATTCTATTCGAGAGTTTCTTCGTGCGCATGTTgacaaacatgaaaaaattcgattagcAGCATCCTG GGTACCTCAGATACGATTTGCATTCAAAGCATTATACTGTGTCTTGGGAGTGTACTGTATTCATTTGATTTACACGTGGTTGGCTTAG
- the LOC135841330 gene encoding fatty acyl-CoA reductase wat-like isoform X1, which yields MTSERDSSKIVNFFRNSTIFLTGGTGFIGKVMMSKLILTCDVSCIYLLVRRKSSKSSAERMRELFENPIFIHMKSKLPDCMNRIKFVEGDCSLENLGLSAKDEETLCKSVNFVFHCAAAMNMLGSFDTAVKINIRGTQELVNLSKRIVNLKAFVHLSTISAFIEQDSIEEKLYKSQLEYEDCLNLLEVNHVLRLDEFHMDKLIGDKLNIYSMTKAVAENIFIRNKISVPVVIFRFALATPCWKEPIAGWAGRFYGPNGVMAFNLLDIAPPIYWDKPMIDFAPADLIVNALIAVTQHSCDKFQKSRNNLEEVSPFVYNYSNQNYENPLSFEDVISYAQKEFNVNVNLYSSKTAFILWVIMFGYIPALIGDFIGVLLGKKMRLFKMCQELVSLNFNILRINSHCKVNGDNVQNCWKNLNESDKKLFSFDLNEIVFDEYAAVACDSIREFLRAHVDKHEKIRLAASWVPQIRFAFKALYCVLGVYCIHLIYTWLA from the exons atgaCTAGTGAACGCGATAGCTcgaaaatcgttaatttttttcgtaattcgaCAATTTTCTTGACCGGAGGCACTGGTTTTATTGGAAAAGTGATGATgagtaaattaattttgactTGCGATGTGTCATGTATTTACCTCCTCGTTAgaagaaaatcctcaaaatctAGCGCAGAGAGGATGCGAGAACTGTTTGAAAATCCA atttttattcacATGAAGAGTAAATTACCCGATTGTATGAATCGTATAAAATTCGTTGAAGGGGATTGTTCTCTTGAAAATCTAGGATTATCGGCGAAAGATGAAGAAACTCTTTGCAAATCggtcaattttgtttttcattgtgCGGCTGCGATGAATATGTTAGGATCGTTTGACACAGCAGTCAAGATTAATATTCGAGGAACACAAGAACtcgttaatttatcaaaaagaaTAGTCAATTTAAAG GCCTTTGTGCATTTATCTACCATAAGCGCATTCATTGAACAAGAttcaattgaagaaaaattatacaaatcaCAGCTTGAATATGAAGATTGTCTTAACCTTCTAGAAGTAAATCACGTATTGCGATTGGATGAATTTCACATGGATAA ACTTATAGGTGATAAATTGAACATTTACTCCATGACCAAAGCGGTTgctgaaaacattttcattcgaaataaaatttcagtccCAGTAGTGATATTTAGATTCGCTTTGG CAACTCCCTGTTGGAAAGAGCCAATTGCCGGATGGGCAGGTAGATTCTATGGACCAAATGGTGTGATGGCATTTAATCTACTCGATATTGCTCCACCAATATATTGGGACAAGCCAATGATTGATTTCGCGCCTGCAGATTTGATAGTTAATGCATTGATCGCTGTGACTCAGCATTCCTGCGACAA atttcaaaaaagcagAAATAACTTGGAAGAGGTGTCACCCTTCGTGTATAACTATTCTAATCAAAATTATGAGAATCCCCTATCCTTTGAAGATGTCATATCATACGCGCAAAAAGAATTCAATGTCAATGTCAATTTATATTCCAGTAAAACTGCTTTTATCCTTTGGGTAATCATGTTCGGTTACATTCCTGCGTTGATTGGTGATTTCATTGGTGTTttacttggcaaaaaaatgcg ATTATTTAAAATGTGTCAAGAACTCGTTAGTCTGAATTTCAATATACTACGTATCAATTCTCATTGCAAAGTAAATGGCGATAATGTacaaaattgctggaaaaatttaaacgaatccgataagaaattattttcgtttgatttaaatgaaattgtGTTTGATGAATACGCCGCAGTGGCTTGTGATTCTATTCGAGAGTTTCTTCGTGCGCATGTTgacaaacatgaaaaaattcgattagcAGCATCCTG GGTACCTCAGATACGATTTGCATTCAAAGCATTATACTGTGTCTTGGGAGTGTACTGTATTCATTTGATTTACACGTGGTTGGCTTAG
- the LOC135841329 gene encoding ABC transporter G family member 23-like isoform X1, with protein MIKMDTINSNDNPKEAAVTVKNAFKRYSDSNVVLNGLNMTVKEGTIYGLLGPSGCGKTTLLHCILGKNELDGGMIKVKAKTNADIGYMPQEISLYNELTIEETLTFYGRLFGLSDREIEKRTDELLVFLDLPSKTRLVGGLSGGQCRRVSFAVALVHNPQLLILDEPTVGVDPVLCVSIWDKLLLMVQMENKTVIVTTHYIEETRRAHTIGLMRNGKLLAENSPTELMTLYNSSTLEDVFLQLCERQHSTSAVNQSNNNQEIRGRFNSMSKNKSQVPLKQTPSCSWNIIFALLTKNYYWMKRNSTIILYVFLVPFVDCMIYSMCIGNDPTELKLAVVNEEFPGISNCDSLQLDGCNFSIPFSCRYIKKLQQKTYEMVEYYDIDSGKNAVKKNKAWGLVHFPKNYTASMNERITLREKADDASLTFSEVQIWLDMSNQYIGNLLRRDTLKECFEYLRELFSECEWPPHLAELPIKIEDAVYGSNNPKFRHSTSSSVISLFHFHLPMLFTAGAVLMEKMSGSLSRSLISGVTMLEIAISLIIIQFVILCIQCTTMVLTLFVLYDNPLLVGNLLWIAILLLSTGVSAFFYGFLVAVMSNSHITATYICVGSTFGFFTMCGVLWPLEGMHWILKPFSYILPITRCAEAFRALSVKDYPLSNPIVYQGFFSSILWSCFFVSITTIILKKNKGLGNN; from the exons ATGATAAAGATGGACACGATAAATTCAAATGATAACCCCAAAGAAGCTGCGGTTACAGTGAAAAACGCGTTCAAGAGATACAGTGACTCGAATGTTGTGTTAAATGGATTAAATATGACTGTAAAAGAAGGAACCAt ATATGGTTTACTGGGACCTAGTGGTTGTGGTAAAACTACCCTTTTACATTGCATACTTGGTAAAAATGAACTAGATGGTGGTATGATCAAAGTTAAAGCAAAGACAAATGCTGATATTGGATATATGCCCCAA GAAATATCTCTGTACAATGAATTAACTATCGAAGAAACGCTGACTTTTTATGGAAGACTTTTTGGCCTGagtgatagagaaattgaaaaaagaacagaTGAATTACTAGTATTCTTAGATTTGCCGTCGAAAACCAGATTAGTTGGTGGATTAAG TGGTGGACAGTGTCGAAGAGTCTCCTTTGCTGTTGCTTTGGTACACAACCCTCAGTTGCTGATACTGGACGAGCCTACTGTTGGTGTCGATCCCGTGCTTTGTGTGAG CATATGGGATAAACTTCTACTTATGGTTCAGATGGAAAATAAAACCGTGATCGTTACTACTCATTATATCGAGGAAACTCGTCGAGCTCATACT ATCGGTTTAATGAGAAATGGAAAGTTACTAGCTGAAAATTCGCCCACTGAATTAATGACATTGTACAATTCATCGACTTTAGAAGACGTATTCTTACAGCTATGCGAAAGACAACATTCAACTTCTGCTGTTAATCAATCGAATAATAAT CAGGAAATTCGAGGACGTTTCAattcaatgtcaaaaaacaaatcacaagTGCCTTTAAAACAAACCCCGAGTTGTTCTTGGAATATAATATTCGCtctgttgacaaaaaattactacTGGATGAAAAGAAATTCAAC TATCATCTTATATGTATTCTTGGTGCCATTTGTGGACTGCATGATTTACTCGATGTGCATTGGGAATGACCCAACCGAGCTCAAATTAGCCGTAGTAAATGAAGAATTTCCAGGAATATCGAACTGCGATTCGTTGCAATTGGAtggatgtaatttttcaataccatTCAGCTGCAGATACATTAAAAAACTGCAACAAAAAACATACGAAATG GTTGAATATTACGACATTGATTCGGGTaaaaatgcagtaaaaaaaaataaagcttgGGGTTTggtacattttccaaaaaattataccgCTTCGATGAATGAACGAATCACATTAAGAGAAAAGGCTGACGATGCATCGTTAACATTTAGCGAAGTTCAAATTTGGCTCGATATGTCGA ACCAGTACATCGGTAATCTACTCAGAAGAGATACATTGAAAGAATGCTTCGAATACCTCCGGGAATTATTTTCCGAATGTGAATGGCCACCTCATTTGGCTGAGCTACCGATCAAA ATAGAAGATGCGGTTTATGGAAGCAATAACCCTAAATTTAGACATTCTACATCGTCATCTGTTATATCATT ATTTCATTTCCATTTACCAATGCTCTTCACTGCTGGAGCTGTTCTAATGGAAAAAATGAGCGGTTCGTTGAGCAGATCTTTAATTTCAG gaGTGACAATGTTGGAAATAGCGATTTCACTTATAATCATTCAATTCGTGATACTGTGCATACAATGCACCACCATGGTGTTGACGCTATTCGTTTTGTATGACAATCCTCTGCTAGTGGGAAATTTACTATGGATAGCGATACTTCTGTTATCAACTGGTGTTAGCGCCTTTTTTTATG GTTTTCTAGTAGCAGTGATGAGTAATTCGCATATAACAGCTACTTACATATGTGTAGGAAGTACATTTGGATTTTTCACTATGTGTG GAGTGTTGTGGCCTTTGGAGGGAATGCATTGGATTTTAAAACCTTTCAGTTACATTTTACCAATTACCAGGTGTGCAGAAGCTTTTCGAGCTTTATCAGTAAAAGATTACCCATTAAGTAATCCAATAGTGTatcaaggatttttttcaagcattctttggagttgtttttttgtttcgataACCACAATCATCCTGAAGAAAAATAAAGGATTgggaaataattaa
- the LOC135841329 gene encoding ABC transporter G family member 23-like isoform X2 — MIKMDTINSNDNPKEAAVTVKNAFKRYSDSNVVLNGLNMTVKEGTIYGLLGPSGCGKTTLLHCILGKNELDGGMIKVKAKTNADIGYMPQEISLYNELTIEETLTFYGRLFGLSDREIEKRTDELLVFLDLPSKTRLVGGLSGGQCRRVSFAVALVHNPQLLILDEPTVGVDPVLCVSIWDKLLLMVQMENKTVIVTTHYIEETRRAHTIGLMRNGKLLAENSPTELMTLYNSSTLEDVFLQLCERQHSTSAVNQSNNNEIRGRFNSMSKNKSQVPLKQTPSCSWNIIFALLTKNYYWMKRNSTIILYVFLVPFVDCMIYSMCIGNDPTELKLAVVNEEFPGISNCDSLQLDGCNFSIPFSCRYIKKLQQKTYEMVEYYDIDSGKNAVKKNKAWGLVHFPKNYTASMNERITLREKADDASLTFSEVQIWLDMSNQYIGNLLRRDTLKECFEYLRELFSECEWPPHLAELPIKIEDAVYGSNNPKFRHSTSSSVISLFHFHLPMLFTAGAVLMEKMSGSLSRSLISGVTMLEIAISLIIIQFVILCIQCTTMVLTLFVLYDNPLLVGNLLWIAILLLSTGVSAFFYGFLVAVMSNSHITATYICVGSTFGFFTMCGVLWPLEGMHWILKPFSYILPITRCAEAFRALSVKDYPLSNPIVYQGFFSSILWSCFFVSITTIILKKNKGLGNN, encoded by the exons ATGATAAAGATGGACACGATAAATTCAAATGATAACCCCAAAGAAGCTGCGGTTACAGTGAAAAACGCGTTCAAGAGATACAGTGACTCGAATGTTGTGTTAAATGGATTAAATATGACTGTAAAAGAAGGAACCAt ATATGGTTTACTGGGACCTAGTGGTTGTGGTAAAACTACCCTTTTACATTGCATACTTGGTAAAAATGAACTAGATGGTGGTATGATCAAAGTTAAAGCAAAGACAAATGCTGATATTGGATATATGCCCCAA GAAATATCTCTGTACAATGAATTAACTATCGAAGAAACGCTGACTTTTTATGGAAGACTTTTTGGCCTGagtgatagagaaattgaaaaaagaacagaTGAATTACTAGTATTCTTAGATTTGCCGTCGAAAACCAGATTAGTTGGTGGATTAAG TGGTGGACAGTGTCGAAGAGTCTCCTTTGCTGTTGCTTTGGTACACAACCCTCAGTTGCTGATACTGGACGAGCCTACTGTTGGTGTCGATCCCGTGCTTTGTGTGAG CATATGGGATAAACTTCTACTTATGGTTCAGATGGAAAATAAAACCGTGATCGTTACTACTCATTATATCGAGGAAACTCGTCGAGCTCATACT ATCGGTTTAATGAGAAATGGAAAGTTACTAGCTGAAAATTCGCCCACTGAATTAATGACATTGTACAATTCATCGACTTTAGAAGACGTATTCTTACAGCTATGCGAAAGACAACATTCAACTTCTGCTGTTAATCAATCGAATAATAAT GAAATTCGAGGACGTTTCAattcaatgtcaaaaaacaaatcacaagTGCCTTTAAAACAAACCCCGAGTTGTTCTTGGAATATAATATTCGCtctgttgacaaaaaattactacTGGATGAAAAGAAATTCAAC TATCATCTTATATGTATTCTTGGTGCCATTTGTGGACTGCATGATTTACTCGATGTGCATTGGGAATGACCCAACCGAGCTCAAATTAGCCGTAGTAAATGAAGAATTTCCAGGAATATCGAACTGCGATTCGTTGCAATTGGAtggatgtaatttttcaataccatTCAGCTGCAGATACATTAAAAAACTGCAACAAAAAACATACGAAATG GTTGAATATTACGACATTGATTCGGGTaaaaatgcagtaaaaaaaaataaagcttgGGGTTTggtacattttccaaaaaattataccgCTTCGATGAATGAACGAATCACATTAAGAGAAAAGGCTGACGATGCATCGTTAACATTTAGCGAAGTTCAAATTTGGCTCGATATGTCGA ACCAGTACATCGGTAATCTACTCAGAAGAGATACATTGAAAGAATGCTTCGAATACCTCCGGGAATTATTTTCCGAATGTGAATGGCCACCTCATTTGGCTGAGCTACCGATCAAA ATAGAAGATGCGGTTTATGGAAGCAATAACCCTAAATTTAGACATTCTACATCGTCATCTGTTATATCATT ATTTCATTTCCATTTACCAATGCTCTTCACTGCTGGAGCTGTTCTAATGGAAAAAATGAGCGGTTCGTTGAGCAGATCTTTAATTTCAG gaGTGACAATGTTGGAAATAGCGATTTCACTTATAATCATTCAATTCGTGATACTGTGCATACAATGCACCACCATGGTGTTGACGCTATTCGTTTTGTATGACAATCCTCTGCTAGTGGGAAATTTACTATGGATAGCGATACTTCTGTTATCAACTGGTGTTAGCGCCTTTTTTTATG GTTTTCTAGTAGCAGTGATGAGTAATTCGCATATAACAGCTACTTACATATGTGTAGGAAGTACATTTGGATTTTTCACTATGTGTG GAGTGTTGTGGCCTTTGGAGGGAATGCATTGGATTTTAAAACCTTTCAGTTACATTTTACCAATTACCAGGTGTGCAGAAGCTTTTCGAGCTTTATCAGTAAAAGATTACCCATTAAGTAATCCAATAGTGTatcaaggatttttttcaagcattctttggagttgtttttttgtttcgataACCACAATCATCCTGAAGAAAAATAAAGGATTgggaaataattaa
- the LOC135841333 gene encoding tRNA (cytosine(72)-C(5))-methyltransferase NSUN6, which translates to MSAFLKQYLTEKFTKILSSTAESSKAISLKLLVDWYVDAPQCTTFRINTLLHDAEDVLPQIAEELKKRYNLESSQLPSIKVHDTIPECITIGRLNEAQLDLIPVPDEVIVDAFCGAAVLRGAHVFAPGVLGMLPDVSVGAKVSVYSDLSSKCLRGYKKRYEAESKLFVGNGIAMKNRHQLFDGGKPEKGIAVFVTNPVSGVVMFNSPEQLGVLQNFPSMVCVRTLDPKPGETVLDMCAAPGNKTTHIAALMKDEGILIAIDNPKKIDTIVKNCTNLSIQNCVKAFKGDSTKLVSDDEREITDGPPFSINTFDKILLDVPCSGLGQRPMFRIRVDKTSLKTFPPLQKKFVRNAVRLLKPGGHMVYSTCSILCEENECVVAWILEKYPEMELVPSKPHYGGPGLPDCGLNEEQRHKVQRFGLGTSTEDDTIGFFMAKLRKKPSEI; encoded by the exons ATGTCTGCTTTTCTAAAACAATATTTGACcgaaaaattcactaaaattttatcCTCAACTGCAGAAAGCAGTAAAGCTATCAGT TTGAAGTTATTAGTCGATTGGTACGTCGATGCTCCGCAGTGTACCACATTTAGAATAAATACTTTACTTCACGACGCCGAAGATGTTCTTCCACAAATTGCCGAAGAATTAAAAAAG AGATATAACTTGGAATCAAGTCAGTTACCGAGTATCAAAGTGCATGATACAATTCCTGAATGCATTACCATAGGTAGATTAAACGAAGCTCAGCTAGACTTGATCCCTGTACCAGATGAAGTAATTGTCGATGCATTTTGTGGAGCTGCGGTCCTCAGAGGAGCACATGTATTTGCTCCTGGTGTTTTAGGAATGTTACCAG ATGTATCAGTAGGCGCAAAGGTATCAGTTTATTCAGATTTATCTTCAAAATGCCTTAGAGGATACAAAAAACGATATGAAGCCGAATCCAAATTATTCGTTGGTAATGGAATAGCTATGAAAAACAGACATCAATTGTTCGATGGAGGCAAACCAGAAAA AGGAATAGCTGTTTTTGTTACCAATCCTGTTTCCGGTGTTGTGATGTTCAATTCTCCCGAACAGCTAGGAGTTCTACAAAATTTCCCATCTATGGTTTGTGTTAGAACTTTAGATCCTAAACCGGGTGAGACTGTACTAGACATGTGTGCTGCTCCGGGAAACAAAACAACCCATATAGCTGCTTTGATGAAAGACGAA GGAATACTGATAGCTATTGACAACCCCAAGAAAATTGATACCATCGTGAAAAACTGTACCAATTTGTCAatacaaaattgtgtaaaagcCTTCAAAGGAGATTCTACAAAATTAGTGAGCGACGATGAACGTGAAATCACCGATGGTCCTCCATTTTCCATAAATACCTTCGATAAAATCCTCCTAGATGTGCCTTGCAGTGGTTTAGGTCAACGACCAATGTTTCGAATCAGAGTAGATAAGACATCCTTGAAAACTTTTCCTCCTTTACAGAAGAAATTTGTTCGTAAT gcaGTGCGTTTATTAAAACCTGGAGGTCACATGGTCTATAGCACATGTTCTATTTTATGTGAAGAAAACGAATGCGTTGTAGCttggattttagaaaaatatcctGAAATGGAATTGGTTCCTTCGAAACCACATTATGGTGGACCTGGTTTACCTGAC TGTGGTTTAAATGAAGAACAGAGACATAAAGTCCAACGCTTCGGACTCGGTACTTCAACTGAAGATGACACTATTGGATTTTTCATGGCGAAACTGAGGAAAAAACCcagtgaaatttga
- the LOC135841334 gene encoding uncharacterized protein LOC135841334 gives MSLVKTFANATNIDDNDRIKFHRTKIVAAKETLRLLRNRLHLLKASNSQVQRELLADLTKLEHALSLAVHEMQKVVTKRHMIQLALERSIFSTLLYLPEKKLFDAIGLNDIEHCISDNLKSMLTQAESLKEKKETSDTQFIKMTNCRDELADVVDEIATKLNDQGSSESDEIKKQRLAKKCDNINMLRSFFSALVAAQPMEDCKMLVPLVWKWRTHRSYEYYQNRISYE, from the coding sequence ATGTCTCTGGTAAAAACGTTCGCCAATGCTACGAACATCGACGACAACGACCGTATAAAATTCCATCGTACGAAGATAGTTGCCGCCAAAGAGACACTGAGACTTCTCCGAAACAGACTGCATTTATTGAAAGCTTCCAACAGTCAAGTACAACGTGAACTGCTGGCTGATTTGACCAAACTTGAGCATGCATTGTCTCTGGCAGTACACGAAATGCAGAAAGTAGTCACCAAACGTCACATGATTCAGTTGGCTCTCGAACGATCGATATTTTCTACCTTGTTGTACTTACCGGAGAAAAAACTCTTCGATGCGATCGGATTAAATGACATCGAGCATTGTATTTCCGATAACTTGAAATCCATGCTAACGCAAGCTGaatctttgaaagaaaaaaaggaaacatcCGATACTCAGTTTATAAAGATGACGAATTGTAGAGACGAGTTGGCCGATGTTGTTGATGAGATAGCTACCAAGTTGAATGATCAAGGATCGTCGGAATCcgacgaaataaaaaaacaacgattGGCCAAAAAGTGCGATAATATCAATATGCTCAGAAGTTTTTTCTCTGCTTTGGTTGCAGCTCAACCGATGGAAGATTGTAAAATGCTTGTACCTTTGGTTTGGAAATGGCGTACGCATCGGTCCTACGAATATTATCAGAATAGGATTTCTTACGAGTAA